The following coding sequences are from one Oncorhynchus kisutch isolate 150728-3 unplaced genomic scaffold, Okis_V2 scaffold973, whole genome shotgun sequence window:
- the LOC116363961 gene encoding immunoglobulin lambda-1 light chain-like translates to MLGTLCTLITALTYVSCQKAVTQTPSVLTVSTKGTATFHCDITKYESQYVLWYKQVPGGAPQYVLRFYRTHGSPDEYGSGFSSDRFTSKATSDKDYQFIISNVEETDSAVYYCHTWDKSVKVHVFGPGTKLIVTDGDLATPAVTLFPPSTEDLKSSRATLVCLTSDLSQRSKGLADVSWMSSGESVTEDVSTSPAEQQPDNTFRISSYLTIQTADWDKDVVFTCKVSLGSTFSEKEIRKTSCSL, encoded by the exons ATGCTGGGGACACTCTGCACTCTCATCACTGCTCTAACAT ATGTCAGTTGCCAGAAAGCAGTGACACAGACACCTTCAGTACTGACTGTCAGTACAAAGGGGACTGCCACTTTTCACTGTGACATCACCAAATATGAAAGCCAATATGTATTATGGTATAAACAGGTTCCAGGAGGAGCTCCTCAGTATGTGTTAAGGTTTTACCGTACTCATGGCTCTCCTGATGAATATGGATCTGGTTTCTCCTCTGATCGTTTCACATCTAAAGCCACGTCTGATAAGGATTATCAGTTTATAATCAGTAATGTGGAGGAGACAGACTCAGCAGTGTATTACTGTCATACATGGGACAAGTCTGTTAAAGTGCAC GTATTCGGACCAGGAACCAAGCTCATTGTCACTG ATGGAGATCTGGCTACACCTGCTGTGACTCTGTTCCCTCCATCCACTGAAGACCTCAAGTCCAGCAGAGCAACACTGGTGTGTCTGACTAGTGACCTGTCTCAGAGATCCAAGGGGTTGGCAGATGTCAGCTGGATGTCTAGCggtgagtcagtaacagaagATGTTTCTACCAGCCCTGCTGAGCAGCAACCAGACAACACCTTCAGGATCAGCAGCTATCTGACCATTCAGACtgcagactgggacaaggacGTGGTGTTCACATGTAAAGTGTCGTTGGGGTCAACATTCTCTGAGAAAGAGATCAGAAAGACTAGTTGCAGTCTGTAA
- the LOC109877511 gene encoding tetraspanin-10-like, with product TDTDRELSGVLQGTDESSTEEQAPELGPNDGPGNQGRTREVKPRTRSRPFSLRDCLLKYLLFFSNLLFTVLGLVVLALGLWGLINKESFAQEKIGQITTDPMLVFVVLGLVLSILCLSGCVGALRENCCLLQVFSATVLVLVAAQVLAAIVAYSFQGQIEGYLRSGMLAAMVRYQDDLDLRFITDEIQIGLQCCGADNYRDWEVNMYYNCSAPGVLSCGVPATCCVDPLENGTVWNSQCGVGSQQLDEFSAQSVIFLGGCLGGMSRWIEQHTGLIGAVGIVLLGVQIITLFITTRLMDNIQCSKATS from the exons acagacacagatagagagtTGTCAGGAGTCCTCCAGGGGACTGACGAGAGCAGCACAGAAGAACAGGCTCCAGAACTAGGACCGAATGATGGACCTGGGAACCAGGGTAGAACCAGGGAGGTAAAACCCAGAACCCGTAGCAGGCCCTTCTCCCTGAGAGACTGCCTTCTCAAGTACCTCCTGTTCTTCAGCAACCTCCTCTTCACGGTGCTAGGCCTGGTGGTCCTGGCTCTGGGACTGTGGGGCCTCATCAACAAGGAATCCTTCGCTCAGGAGAAAATAGGACAGATCACCACCGACCCCATGCTGGTTTTTGTGGTGCTGGGCTTGGTGCTGTCTATCCTCTGCCTGTCAGGCTGTGTGGGGGCTCTGAGAGAGAACTGCTGCCTGCTCCAGGTCTTCTCAGCCACCGTGCTGGTCCTGGTAGCAGCCCAGGTCCTAGCGGCCATTGTGGCCTACAGCTTCCAGGGACAGATAGAGGGATACCTGAGGTCAGGTATGCTGGCTGCCATGGTACGTTACCAGGATGACCTGGACCTGAGGTTCATCACAGATGAAATCCAGATAGGACTGCAGTGCTGCGGGGCCGACAACTACAGAGACTGGGAGGTCAACAT GTACTATAACTGCTCTGCCCCAGGGGTGCTGTCCTGTGGGGTCCCTGCTACCTGCTGTGTGGACCCCCTGGAGAACGGCACGGTGTGGAACTCCCAGTGTGGAGTAGGATCCCAGCAGCTGGATGAGTTCTCTGCTCAGAGCGTCATCTTCCTGGGGGGCTGTCTGGGGGGCATGTCCCGCTGGATAGAGCAGCACACAGGCCTGATAGGAGCCGTGGGTATCGTCCTACTGGGGGTTCAGATCATCACTCTGTTCATCACCACACGACTGATGGATAACATCCAGTGCAGTAAAGCTACAAGTTAA